The following coding sequences are from one Leptospira mayottensis 200901116 window:
- the recJ gene encoding single-stranded-DNA-specific exonuclease RecJ encodes MPKLSPFSHGPGLQELHPSGFRQYLSPLQHRFYETHLREKSHPEHLLYHGLRELPSPFLLPDLEPALELLKEFVRTEKKILLFGDRDCDGVSSTSLLGGFLKKIHRGELILKTSNEEDYGLCPAALKFVKKNKPDLLITLDFGTTNHVQIDELASLGIKVIVLDHHEIPERIPNCYLVSPKRQDSQYPNEKICTSVLALKFIQAYLYSSLEEYKHATWIGDGNSLFSGYLIYRGKLIFRGDRQEAESKFPISIRDESYTFQSPYPEREWFYQEFSKYPAILEQYLQNFDLASVGTVSDMMPLHGENRIIVREGCKILFKLHRRETRHREGLFQLLQLMELADKHVTSKDLGWVLGPMINSAGRMNRTEVALNLLLEEDPQRAQTGAKELQKLNEERKERTKRNLFKVDGFLKRKKERTEKSVLFCYEPDFEPGVSGIVATRLVEEYKKPVLFITPDHGHAKGSIRAYGKENVLNLLKKAESIFLQFGGHKEAGGFSLDLEKIPELAKAIFEHADNWLEEEQKQTTLEQTPSLISLQPEELNPKIFQELSIFEPFGHENPVPLYSIKNAKVYHTKPMTDGKHVRFRILGAPESIQCLIWNRGKDFLELLSKTESLDLWGSLEESTFRSKTSLQFVVNYFQKSENY; translated from the coding sequence ATGCCCAAACTTTCCCCTTTTTCACACGGCCCGGGCTTACAGGAATTACATCCTTCCGGATTCCGTCAGTATTTGAGTCCTCTTCAACATCGATTCTACGAAACCCATTTACGGGAAAAATCCCACCCGGAACATCTTCTTTATCATGGACTCAGAGAACTCCCCTCCCCGTTCTTGTTGCCGGACTTGGAACCGGCCTTGGAATTACTGAAAGAATTCGTTCGGACCGAAAAAAAGATTCTTCTTTTCGGCGACAGGGACTGCGATGGAGTTTCTTCTACGAGTCTGCTCGGAGGATTTTTAAAAAAGATCCATCGGGGAGAATTGATCTTAAAAACTTCGAACGAGGAAGACTACGGACTCTGTCCCGCCGCCCTCAAATTCGTGAAGAAAAATAAACCCGATCTTTTGATCACTTTGGATTTTGGAACCACAAATCACGTTCAAATCGATGAACTCGCCTCTTTAGGAATCAAGGTCATTGTTCTAGACCATCACGAGATTCCAGAACGAATTCCCAATTGTTATCTCGTTTCCCCAAAAAGACAGGATTCCCAATATCCGAACGAAAAAATCTGCACGTCGGTTCTTGCCCTCAAATTTATACAAGCTTATCTCTATTCCTCCTTGGAAGAATACAAACACGCTACCTGGATCGGAGACGGAAATTCTCTATTTTCAGGATATTTAATATACCGAGGAAAACTGATCTTTCGAGGGGACAGACAGGAAGCGGAATCCAAATTTCCCATTTCGATTCGGGATGAAAGTTATACGTTCCAGTCCCCTTACCCGGAAAGAGAATGGTTCTATCAGGAGTTTTCAAAATACCCGGCGATCCTAGAACAGTATCTTCAGAACTTCGATTTGGCTTCGGTCGGAACCGTTTCCGACATGATGCCCCTCCACGGTGAAAATAGGATCATCGTAAGAGAAGGTTGCAAGATTCTGTTCAAACTACATCGCAGGGAAACCAGGCATAGAGAAGGACTCTTTCAACTCCTTCAGCTTATGGAACTCGCGGATAAACACGTGACTTCCAAGGATCTAGGTTGGGTACTCGGACCCATGATCAATTCCGCCGGAAGAATGAACCGCACCGAAGTCGCATTAAATCTATTGTTAGAAGAAGATCCGCAACGTGCTCAGACCGGCGCCAAAGAACTTCAAAAACTCAACGAGGAAAGAAAAGAAAGAACCAAGAGAAACCTATTCAAAGTGGACGGTTTTTTAAAGCGAAAAAAGGAAAGAACCGAAAAATCGGTCCTATTCTGTTACGAACCGGATTTCGAACCGGGCGTTTCCGGTATCGTAGCCACAAGACTGGTGGAAGAATACAAAAAACCGGTTTTGTTCATCACTCCGGATCACGGACACGCGAAAGGAAGTATTCGTGCTTACGGAAAAGAAAACGTTTTGAATCTTCTTAAAAAAGCGGAATCCATTTTCCTACAATTCGGGGGACACAAGGAAGCGGGTGGATTTTCTCTTGATCTCGAAAAAATTCCAGAACTTGCAAAAGCGATTTTTGAACACGCAGATAATTGGCTCGAAGAAGAACAAAAACAAACGACTCTCGAACAAACGCCAAGTCTCATTTCGTTACAACCGGAAGAATTGAATCCTAAAATCTTTCAGGAACTTTCCATCTTCGAACCGTTTGGTCACGAGAATCCAGTCCCGTTGTATTCGATCAAAAACGCGAAGGTCTACCATACAAAACCGATGACGGACGGAAAGCACGTCCGTTTTAGAATCTTAGGTGCTCCCGAATCGATCCAATGTTTGATTTGGAACCGTGGAAAAGATTTTTTAGAACTACTCAGTAAAACCGAAAGTTTAGACCTTTGGGGTTCTTTGGAAGAGTCCACTTTTCGATCCAAAACTTCTCTTCAATTTGTAGTAAATTACTTTCAAAAATCGGAAAATTACTAA
- the pcnB gene encoding polynucleotide adenylyltransferase PcnB, with the protein MKFLSNLFKKKIGSVEDILSHPDGKRYYRDAHLIRKNMIDEDAVKIIHRLNKFGFKAYIVGGGVRDLLLGRKPKDFDVVTNATPNQIKKIFNNCRIIGRRFKIVHILFRGKVIEVSTFRSLPDYRLGKAVEDQDYLIKRDNKFGTPQEDAARRDFTINSLYYDVRNDSIIDYVGGFEDIRNKVLRVIGDPDISFREDPVRMLRAVKFAEILGLNIEKTTSKAIRKHKAELEKASSSRMLEEYNKIFRTWKTSLIFQGMAEHGLLEVLFKEAFDKERKRNSNFGEKFLETSIGKRLAIADKLLTEREEMTPHIFYSLIFSDLVTEALQKESMHLVPGIRNSLEPIFNRLETPKKDKDRLIKIFASQQRFLSTEDEKSSQNNFFRMKDYFYDAFMVFKIGAIAENDEKAIQSAFFWEISVRKRPIPVKRFNGGGGGSRSNKNRNKNFQKNREEGGQRDRPNRREENQNFSESEKENQRNQNEDDGDNFSNPGNEF; encoded by the coding sequence ATGAAATTCCTGTCCAATCTGTTCAAGAAAAAAATAGGATCAGTTGAGGATATTCTCTCTCACCCGGACGGCAAACGTTACTACCGGGATGCCCATCTGATTCGCAAAAACATGATAGATGAGGACGCGGTCAAAATCATCCACAGACTGAATAAATTCGGCTTCAAGGCTTATATTGTCGGAGGGGGGGTTCGCGACCTTCTTCTTGGGAGAAAGCCGAAAGACTTCGACGTAGTCACTAACGCGACTCCGAATCAGATCAAGAAAATCTTCAATAATTGTCGAATCATCGGAAGAAGATTCAAAATTGTGCATATACTTTTCCGCGGAAAAGTGATCGAAGTCAGCACCTTTCGTTCTCTGCCTGATTATAGACTCGGAAAAGCGGTGGAAGATCAAGATTACCTCATCAAGAGAGATAACAAGTTCGGTACACCTCAAGAAGATGCCGCTCGTAGAGACTTTACAATCAACTCTTTGTATTATGATGTAAGAAACGATTCAATCATCGATTATGTCGGTGGTTTTGAGGATATTCGGAATAAAGTACTACGTGTAATAGGAGATCCGGATATTTCTTTTCGCGAGGATCCGGTAAGGATGTTGCGTGCCGTGAAGTTTGCAGAAATTCTCGGGCTGAACATAGAAAAAACGACCTCAAAGGCGATCCGCAAACATAAAGCAGAATTGGAAAAGGCTTCCAGTTCAAGAATGTTGGAAGAATACAATAAGATTTTCCGTACTTGGAAAACTTCTCTGATCTTTCAAGGTATGGCGGAGCATGGACTTCTCGAAGTCCTTTTTAAGGAAGCCTTTGATAAGGAGAGAAAGAGGAATTCCAATTTCGGTGAAAAGTTTTTGGAAACGAGTATAGGCAAACGTCTCGCGATCGCGGATAAACTTCTGACTGAGAGAGAGGAGATGACTCCTCACATTTTCTATTCTTTGATTTTTTCGGATCTAGTGACCGAAGCTTTGCAAAAGGAGAGTATGCATTTGGTTCCCGGGATTAGAAACAGTCTGGAACCGATTTTCAATCGACTCGAAACTCCAAAAAAAGACAAGGATCGTTTGATCAAAATTTTCGCAAGCCAGCAAAGGTTTTTAAGCACCGAAGACGAGAAGTCCTCTCAGAATAATTTCTTTCGTATGAAGGATTATTTTTACGACGCATTTATGGTTTTTAAGATTGGAGCGATTGCAGAAAACGATGAAAAAGCGATTCAGAGCGCATTTTTCTGGGAAATTTCTGTAAGAAAAAGACCGATTCCGGTGAAAAGATTCAATGGTGGTGGGGGCGGTTCTCGTTCTAATAAAAATCGGAATAAAAATTTCCAGAAGAATCGGGAAGAAGGTGGTCAGAGAGATCGCCCTAACAGAAGAGAAGAAAATCAAAATTTTTCCGAATCTGAAAAGGAAAATCAGAGAAATCAAAACGAGGATGATGGAGATAACTTTTCCAATCCGGGGAACGAATTTTAA
- a CDS encoding M23 family metallopeptidase, giving the protein MTSPAKYDLKLTHFERLQVKILKLKNRLQKFKESGSKKISFLLVPHSHENVIRIELNVFTVWFLGILSGLILVLAFVFLSYLNFFYRPDHDLFQKSDENVSQYLYYDMLLQDAKKEIHGLERKTEQLNLVAWDEVPWKRILTYEAIPEFHLKKEIPDSETNLELYKNTVEGFAIQNIELFRIRQAFENAFDYLEERESILYALPRGRPLKPGVGFVSSTFGGRVDPFGLVVLGEHHSGVDFASAEGTPIYATAPGIVVESGQSSGGLGKNIKINHLNGIFTVYGHCSQILVEKNQIVKRGDLIGLVGSTGKATGPHVHYEVHIGQDPPLDPAEFINIE; this is encoded by the coding sequence ATGACAAGCCCGGCAAAGTACGATCTCAAACTAACCCATTTCGAACGTTTGCAGGTCAAAATTCTCAAACTCAAAAATCGCCTTCAGAAATTCAAAGAATCCGGTTCGAAAAAGATCTCTTTTTTACTGGTTCCACACAGCCACGAAAACGTAATTCGAATCGAACTCAACGTATTCACGGTTTGGTTTCTTGGAATCCTTTCCGGACTCATTTTAGTCCTAGCGTTCGTTTTTCTCTCTTACCTAAACTTTTTCTATCGTCCCGACCACGACCTGTTTCAGAAAAGCGACGAGAACGTAAGTCAATATTTATACTACGATATGCTTCTTCAGGATGCAAAAAAGGAAATTCACGGTTTAGAAAGAAAAACCGAACAACTTAACCTGGTAGCTTGGGACGAGGTTCCTTGGAAACGGATTCTGACTTATGAAGCGATTCCAGAATTTCATCTCAAAAAGGAAATTCCCGATTCTGAAACGAACTTGGAACTTTACAAAAATACGGTCGAGGGTTTCGCAATTCAGAATATCGAGCTTTTTCGAATCCGCCAAGCCTTTGAAAATGCGTTCGATTATTTAGAAGAAAGAGAATCGATCCTTTACGCACTTCCGAGGGGACGCCCTCTTAAGCCGGGCGTCGGCTTCGTTTCTTCCACGTTCGGAGGTAGGGTTGATCCATTCGGTCTCGTAGTATTGGGAGAACATCATTCGGGGGTGGACTTCGCCTCCGCGGAAGGAACTCCAATTTATGCGACTGCTCCTGGAATCGTGGTCGAATCCGGTCAATCTTCGGGCGGTTTAGGAAAGAATATCAAGATCAATCACTTAAACGGAATCTTTACCGTCTACGGTCACTGTTCTCAGATTCTAGTAGAAAAAAATCAAATCGTCAAACGAGGAGATCTGATCGGTCTCGTCGGTTCCACCGGTAAGGCCACGGGACCTCACGTTCACTACGAAGTCCATATAGGACAAGATCCTCCCCTTGATCCCGCCGAGTTTATCAATATCGAGTAA
- a CDS encoding prolipoprotein diacylglyceryl transferase has product MIDRIPVPFLKQFLNWDGPSTFSILMMLGFLAASYLLPKELKRRNLEPEHSDWLLLLGILGTLVGAKIFFVFEIWDQIFVETPGFDGKYLYPLTHWYGFPGRMALWDNLFSGSGLVFYGGFLFGILFVTLYMKYFKLDIPSYLDAAVPSMAIGYAIGRLGCWVSGDGCYGFATEMRIPLLVFDYHGAHPSGVPVWNTPLIESIVSFVFFFYFQFWAKNQNFKKFSIGAQYLVLHGFARLMVEFLRVNKAVFPFIDPPTIVNIPNPEQNPTFLNQYYWHGFSQSQWVSIAIILVGTFFLIKYKLWEKETATT; this is encoded by the coding sequence ATGATCGATAGAATTCCAGTACCATTTCTTAAACAATTTCTCAATTGGGACGGACCTTCCACATTCAGTATCTTGATGATGCTCGGTTTTTTAGCCGCATCGTATCTTCTTCCGAAAGAATTAAAGCGCAGAAATTTAGAACCGGAACATTCCGATTGGCTGCTCCTTTTGGGAATCTTAGGAACCTTGGTAGGAGCCAAGATTTTTTTCGTCTTTGAAATATGGGATCAGATTTTCGTGGAAACTCCCGGCTTTGACGGAAAGTATCTTTATCCCCTCACACACTGGTACGGTTTTCCGGGTAGAATGGCCCTTTGGGACAACTTGTTTTCTGGAAGCGGACTCGTTTTTTACGGAGGATTTTTATTTGGAATTCTTTTCGTTACACTTTATATGAAATACTTCAAACTCGATATTCCTTCCTATCTAGACGCGGCGGTTCCGAGTATGGCAATCGGTTATGCGATCGGAAGATTGGGCTGTTGGGTTTCCGGTGACGGGTGTTACGGATTTGCAACCGAAATGAGAATTCCCCTTTTGGTTTTCGACTATCACGGTGCCCATCCTTCTGGTGTTCCTGTCTGGAATACCCCTCTTATCGAATCGATTGTTTCTTTCGTATTCTTTTTTTACTTTCAATTTTGGGCAAAAAATCAGAACTTCAAAAAATTCTCGATTGGAGCTCAGTATTTGGTACTGCATGGTTTTGCCAGATTGATGGTGGAATTTTTGAGAGTCAACAAAGCAGTATTTCCATTCATTGATCCTCCAACAATAGTCAATATTCCGAACCCGGAACAAAATCCTACTTTTTTGAATCAGTACTACTGGCACGGTTTTTCCCAGTCTCAGTGGGTTTCCATTGCGATCATTTTAGTCGGGACATTTTTCCTGATTAAGTATAAACTCTGGGAAAAAGAAACGGCAACAACGTAA